attaattgcaaagtccctctttgtcatgcaaatgaactgaatcccaaaaaacatttccactgcatttcagccctgccacaaaaggaccagctgacatcatgtcagtgattctctcgttaacacaggtgtgagtgttgacaaggacaaggctggagatcaccctgtcatgctgattgagttcgaataacagacgggtagcttcaaaaggagggtggtgcttggaatcattgttcttcctctgtcagccatggttacctgcaaggaaacacgtgccgtcatcattgctttgcacaaaaagggcttcacaggcaaggatattgctgccagtaagatttcaCCTAAATCAACAATTTATCGGAGCATCATGAACTTCAAGgaaagcggttcaattgttgtgaagaaggcttcagggcgcccaagaaagtccagcaagcgccaggaccgtctcctaaagttgattcagctgcgagatcggggcaccaccagtacagagcttgctcaggaatggcagcaggcaggtgtgagtgcatctgcaggcacagtgaggcgaagacttttggaggattgtatggtgtcaagaagggcaacAAAGAAGCCACTTATCTCCAGGTTAAACATCAGGGACAggctgatattctgcaaaaggtacagggagtggactgctgaggactggggtaaagtcattttctctgatgaatcccctttccgattgtatggggcatccggaaaaaagcttgtccggagaagacaaggtgaccagtcctgtgtcatgccaacagtaaagcatcctgagaccattcatgtgtggggttgcttctcagccaagggagtgggctcactcacaattttgcctaagaactcagccatgaataaagattggtaccaacacatcctccgagagcaacttctcccaaccatccaggaacagtttggtgacgaaccatgcctttttcagcatgatggagcaccttgccataaggcaaaagtgatatctaagtggctcggggaacaaaacatcgatattttgggtccatggccaggaaaatccccagaccttaatcccattgagaacttgtggtcaatcctccaagaggtgggtggacaaacaaaaacccacacattctgacaaactccaagcattaattatgcaagaatgggctgccatcagtcaggatgtggcccagaagttaattgacagcatgccagggcagattgcagaggtcttgaaaaagaagggtcaaatatagactctttgcatcaacttcatgtaattgtcaataaaagcctttgacacttatgaaatgcttgtaattatacttcagtattccatagtaacatctgacaaaaatatctaaagacactgaagcagcaaactttgtggaaattcatatttgtgtcatcctcaaaacttttggccacgactattGTCACAGACATGCTTTGACATTCAGCCTGGGGAACACACAGCATATGCCATTTGATCCTTTTACTTGACTTTGACAGGTAAATGTTTAAACACCCTTATATTTAGCTATTAAGTTATGCATATTTTTAACCCATATCTTTCTAACTAAGCCTTCTAGTGATTTGTAGTTAATCTGTCTTCAGACAAAGTAGCCTAGTAGGTGGGGAGTTTGAAAGGAGAGAAAGCATGTAGCATACAGCATACATTTACTGCAGTATTAGGCCTAATATTTAGCCAATGAATGATGGGTTAATATGAATGAGGTTCTTCAGCTACACGTAGGGCTCATCTGGAAAAGAGAGGCTTTCGCAATTACGCAAGTCTTTCCTCTATTCCTTTTCTCCTGGGTTTTCtcccagtttttcaaaagtaaTCTGCTAGGATTTCCCCAATTAGATAGGATTACATGTTAGAATTGTGTTTTTCAAAACTGAAAAATTAGATTCTGATTTTATGGCTAGGGATAAGGATTTGGTAATCCAATCTCACCTTTTAATCAGGATTAAATGTTGTTTTTGCGTTTTTCTACACTTAAGGGGTAGTGATTAGGACAGAAGGCATCTTGAGAAAGACACCAATGATGATGCCTATAGAAATCTTGTAAAGCAGGAAACGGAGAGGTCAGAAAAGCTGACTTTTCTTGCTGAAGAACAGATCAAGTTGATAGTGCTCCAACAAAGAGAACTGTACATTTCTTCTTTCAAGCACGCTTGACAGATGCTGGGGTTGCGTTTTCAGATGATGAAGACTTCTGGTGAGATGGCAAATTTAGTtgaaaaatatttaacttttttaAAGTGTTATATTAAAAGTTATGCAAATAAATTTGCTTACAAGTGACATGCAAGCTATTTTGTCTTGGCTATCGTCATGTAGTTCATCATGCGgcagttgttttttttaaaggtatcttaTCAGTTTTTGTTTTAAAGGTATCTTATCAGTTTTTGGCGAATCGGAAAGGATTAAATGTTAGCATTACGTTTTTCAAAACTGGAAAATTTGAGTCTGATCTTCCGCATAGGGATAAGGATTTGGTAATCCAATTTTTACCtttttgtatgtgtatgtactCAAATGTAGGgattaggattttttttttttatccccaaAATTAGGTTTATCCCACTGGAAGGGTGGATTCAGGGTGTGTTTAGAAAGGTGAAAGGCTCTACAACCAAGAAAGGTGAGAAAGTAAAAATTGTTTTCTTACATCTGAAAACCAAAAGTTCATTATGTTAAATTGACTGCAGTATAGGTATGTGGTACCTCAACCTGTAAGTAGTACCTCAACCTGTCCAGTAGATGGTGAGGTGTAGGCCTGTTCAATGCACTGAAAATCTGTATTATTTTATCTTGATATTGTGGTATCTGATACAAATGATTTATATCAGATTTATTTTCCGAAAAACCGGCAAAAAAACAGTCAGATCGATCTGATCCTGGATAGAAAAAAGAAGATTACAGAATCCGGCTCATTCTGATCccccaatttatttatttttaaccgGCCCCTGGAGTCACAGAAGCTATAGGCTACAATATCTTGTTGGACATTTATGTTGATTATGTTTTGCTGCAATTAATCCTGTTTAAATAACTGTCTGCTGCTACTATAAACAAAATCAGTTGGCACGGATGTTTGCTAGCAAATTGTCAATGTGCATGATATCTAACAAAGCGGAGTGAGGGTAGGAAACGTGGATCAAAAGGTTCATCAAGGTCAGATTTTGTATTTCTTGCTGAAAGAGCAGATTCAAAGGTTCCTAAAGCACATACAAACTCAAATAAAATGGGGGCATATCCCTTGTTTGTTATTTGACAGCAGTTCCACATATTCCAGTGACACaagttattatttatattttattctgttatattcttactatactgaacaaaaatataaatggaacgtgcaacaatttctacgattttactcagttacagttcatataaggaaatcaggcaattgttggtcacagatacctttaaaaaggtacgggcgtggatcagaaaaccagtcagtatctagtttgaccaccatttgcctcatgcagcgcgacgcatctccttcgtatagagttgattgtggcctgtggaatgttgtcccactcctcttcaatggctgtgtgaagttgctggatattgttggGAACTGGGACATGCTGTCatacatgtcaatccagagcatcccaaacaggcttaacgagtgacatgtctggtgagtatgcaggccatggaagaactggaacattttcaacttccaggaattgtgttatcatgctgaaacatgaggtgatggcggcggatgaatggcacgacaattgtccacaggatctcatcacggtatctctgtgcattcaaattgccatcgataaaatgcaattgtgttttcCCAcacatctgcccggtacagttgaaaccgggattcatccgagaagagcacacttctccagcgtgccaggggctggtctcagaagatcccgcaggtgaagaagccggatgtggagggctggcgtggttacacgtggtctgcggttattaggcctgttggacgtactgccaaattctctaaaatacgTTGaaagtggcttatggtagagaaattaacattatcgggcaacagctctggtggatagtcatgcattcagcatgccaattgcacactccctcaacttgagacatctgtggtattgtgttgtttgacaaaactgcacattttacagtggccttttattgtctccagcacaaggtgcacctgtgtaatgatcatgctgtttaatcggcttcttgatatgccacacctgtcaggtgtgaAATCTccctaacaggaatgtaaacaaatttgtgcataaaATTTGAAAGTAGTATactttttttgtgcgtatggaacatttctgagaatttctgtttcagctcgaaacatgggaccaacattttacatgttgtgttttttatagttttgttcagtatataaaatATATGCGTGTTGACTGTGGTCAGGGCAGGGAATGTATGTGTTTCTTGTCTGTTTTAATGAACAAAATCATGAACTATTGATTTAATTTGCATGGCACAGCCATGTAGCAGCCTATGGACAGTACAGACTTGTAACATAATTAAACTCAAAATATGCCATTCTATTAGTCTCTTAGGACCTGCCTAAACAAATGAATAAtgcatttctttgtgatggttTATATTCAATGGATTTAAAATAGGCCAGCCACATCGGCACACCCCTACTCCCACTCGTCACCGGTGCCGGCATGCGCACTGGAGGTATAAACGGCTTATGCCAGCAATAATGTGGTAAAAATGGGACTGTTTGAAAGGGTAGCATATAagcattgtaaaaaaaaaaaaaaaaaaaaaaaacaggcaacATACCGTAAATCCTGTGTGAATTAGGTATTAGAAGCAAGTGAGAGATGTTGCTGAGAGGTTTCTTTCTCTATTCTAAAGTCATTAAAAGGCACCACTTTGGATCCAGTTTCCCTTCATCATTCCAGACGGATGGGttactgaagtgtgtgtgtgtgtgtgtgtgtgtgtgtgtgtgtgtgtgtgtgtgtgtgtgtgtctgtgtgttccagccgGAGCCTCCTAAGAAGCAGTCTAACTGGCGCAGGAAACATGAGGACTTCATTGCCACCATCAGAGCTGCCAAGGGCATAACTCAGGTCATGAAGGATGGGGGACCCTtaccccctcctccaccaccctCCTACGACCCAGGTAACAACACCCttaccccctcctccacccccctcttACAACCCAGGTAACAAAATCTTTACCCTGTCCTACGACCCAGGTAACAAAATCTTTACCCCCTGCTACGACCCAGGTAACAATATCCTTACCCCCTCCTCCAGCCCCCTCCTACGACCCAGGTAACAACACCCTTACCCAGGTAACAAAACACCCTTACTCCCCCCTCACCTACAGTACGACCCAGGTAACAACAACTTTACGCAGGTCATTTTTTGTTTAGAGATTACCCCTCTGAAAGAGATTGAGGTCAATGAACAACGTAATATCTTCGATGTGTTTCCAGATTATATCCAGTGACTGTGTTATTGTGTTTGTTCTAGATTGTATCTGGTGACTGTGTTATTGTGTTTGTTCCAGATTGTATCCGGTGACTGTGTTATTGTGTTTGTTCCAGATTGTATCCGGTGACTGTGTTATTGTGTTTGTTCCAGATTGTATCCGGTGACTGTGTTATTGTGTTTGTTCCAGATTGTATCCGGTGACTGTGTTATTGTGTTTGTTCCAGATTGTATCCGGTGACTGTGTTATTGTGTTTGTTCCAGATTGTATCCGGTGACTGTGTTATTGTGTTTGTTCCAGATTGTATCCGGTGACTGTGTTATTGTGTTTGTTCCAGATTGTATCCGGTGACTGTGTTATTGTGTTTGTTCCAGATTGTATCCGGTGACTGTGTTATTGTGTTTGTTCCAGATTATATCCGGTGGTTGTGTTATTGTGTTTGTTCCAGATTATATCCGGTGACTGTGTTCCAGGTTATATCCAGTGATTGTGTTGTTCCAGATTATATCCAGTGTCCATACTGCGAGCGGCGGTTCAGTGAGAATGCAGCAGACAGACACATGAAATTCTGTAAGGAGCAGCACGCTCGCATGCAGAATAAGGCCAAGGTACCCGGGGCTGTGGACGCCAAGAAAACACCTGCACGCACACAGGTAGGACAGCACTGATGTGTTTGTTTAACGTTTCTTTAAGTGTGTGAGCCATACACCTAGAGTAAAGTGCGCAGTGAGTGTGTTGCATAGCATAaaacaaaagtgtgtgtgtgtgcgctccaCAGTTCAAACCTCCTGCTCATGTGAAGAAGGCTAACTCTCCTGCTGTGTCCGCTGTGCCCTCTTCCTCCCGTTTACCCCAGAGATCTGTCCTGGGCCAGCCCTCCGGTAACTCACACACGGTGTCTCAAGTCAGATGATGGTGCAGATATTGGTGTAACCCAGGGGTTATTTCACATGCTTGTCTCTATTTCTGCTCAGTCTCTTTTTAGAACACTGTCCCTCTGTCTTACAGAGGACAACTCCAAGTAGACCCTGTCTCTTCTGTGCTAGGCCACACTGACTGAAGCTGAATCAACAAAACCTCTTGGGCTGGGCACATCGGCCATTCAGATACAATGTCACTGAATTTAAGCCATTTTGCTGGAGAGATAGGACTGAGATGTTTTTAAGTCTACACCCTGTGTTCCTCTCCTCTTGTCCCTATAGGGATTTCATCCAGTAAGGTTCCCTCTGCAGGATCAGTGAGGAGAGCTCCATCTGGTTACTCTCCTAACCGCAGCGCCACTTCTGGCCTCACCAGTCCACCTTCAGGGTTagtacacacacaccatgctgacaacactaacacacacacacacaccatgctcacaacactaacacacacactctcaacaagcacagcacatacacaaatgactgatgattggctgagagaaattgatgataaaatgattgtgggtgctgtcttgttagacttcagtgcagcttttgacattattgatcatagtctgctgctggaaaaacgtatgtgttatggctttacaccccctgctataatgtagataaagagttacttgtctaacagaacacagagggtgttctttaatggaagcctctcaaatataatccagttagaatcaggaattccccagggtagctgtttaggccccttgcttttttcaaattttactaaagacatgccactgactttgagtaaagccagagtgtctatgtatgcggacgactcaacactatacacgtcagctactacagcgactgaaatgactgcaacactcaacaaagagctgcagttagtttcagtaTGGTGgcaagttagccctaaatatttctaaaactaaaagcattgtatttggagcAAAACACTCcttaaaccctaaacctcaacaaagtcttgtaataaataatgtggaaattgagcaagttgagatgactaaactgcttggagtaaccctagattgtaagcTGTCATGGTCAATAGATATTGATGCAgtgtagctaagatggggagaagtctgtctataataaagcgatgctctgccttcttaacaacactatcaacaaggcaggtcctacaggccctagttttgtcgcacctgttcagtcgtgtggtcaggggCCACAAAAGAGGAtgtaggaaaattgcaattggctcagagcagggcagcatggctggcccttggataaacacagagagctaatatgaataatatgcatgtcaatctctcctggctgaaagtggaggagagattgacttcatcactacttttatttatgagaggtattgacatgttgaatgcaccgagctgtctgtctaaactactggcacacagctcggacacccatgcataccccacaagacatgccacaagacgTCTCTCCttacagtccccaagtccataacagactatgggaggcacacagtactacatagagccatga
This Salvelinus namaycush isolate Seneca chromosome 33, SaNama_1.0, whole genome shotgun sequence DNA region includes the following protein-coding sequences:
- the zc2hc1a gene encoding zinc finger C2HC domain-containing protein 1A, with the protein product MEDFEDVEEAPPSNEELIPCKICGRSFFTKVLKKHTPICQKAAAKKRKVFDSGRQRAEGTEISTIKPIKSKPEPPKKQSNWRRKHEDFIATIRAAKGITQVMKDGGPLPPPPPPSYDPDYIQCPYCERRFSENAADRHMKFCKEQHARMQNKAKVPGAVDAKKTPARTQFKPPAHVKKANSPAVSAVPSSSRLPQRSVLGQPSGISSSKVPSAGSVRRAPSGYSPNRSATSGLTSPPSGVGGKPRPVGSYGSVKISQTAGGLNNRKAYNADKYNSRSDGKSENDVDNGEMMTKFCNECGTKYPVDWAKFCCECGVRRMCI